The stretch of DNA TAAACAGTTCCCTGCTCAGCTTTGGGTGGATCTTGCTGTAAGCGGCTGACTTTGACGTCGGTTGCAATATTAAATTCACCTTCGTCAAGCAGTACATCGCCACTTAGTACCTTCATAAGACTGGATTTACCAGTACCATTTCGGCCTACAATACAAACACGTTCACCAGGTTCAATTGTGAAATCAGCTTTTTTTAATAACGGGGTATAACCGTAGGCTAAAGAGCCGTTATTTATACGTACTAAACTCAACTTACGCTCCTAAAAATTCTTCTAATGCTTCGAGGTCAAATGGCCAGTTTAGTTCACTATTACACCCTGTCTTTTTAATGACAGGAATGCGAGTGCCGTAAACTTCAGCTAATTGATCGTTATTGCAAATATCTTGGGCAACAAAGGTTACTTGTGTTTGTTGAAGTAACCCTGCTGCAAGTTCACACAGGTGGCAGGCATCTGTGTGATATAAAATAATGGAACAGGCCTTACTCGGCATGCGTAATAAGCCAGGTATTATGGATCTGCGGATTACGCTTATAATCGAGTGGTAGCGTCTGGTTATCAATGTTTTTCACACTCATACCAGCCGCTTCTAAATCCGCAATTTCCATCTTAAATTTACGCTTATTGTTCGAGAAAATAATCTCGCCGCCTGGGTTAAGTAGCTTGATTAAATTACTGAGCAATGGAACATGATCGCGCAACACATCGAAAGAGTCTTCCATGCGCTTTGAATTTGAGAAGGTTGGTGGATCGACAAAGATCAGGTCAAAGCGGTCATGAGTACGTTTAATCCACTGTAAACAGTTAGCTTGAACAAACTGATATTTATCATCATTCAAACCATTCAGTGCAAAGTTCTCTTTCGCCCAATTGATATAGGTATTTGACATATCAACAGTGGTGACCGAAGTTGCGCCGCCCATTGCAGCATGAACCGAAGCTGTTCCGGTATAAGCAAATAGATTACACACACTGCGGCCTTTAGATTTTTCGCCAACCAACTTACGAGTTAACCTATGGTCCAAAAATAATCCAGTATCAAGGTACTCTTTAAGATTAAGTTTAAACTTTGCACCGTACTCAGTAGTAATCAATTCAAGCTTGTTTACACTGACTTTTTCATATTGAGTGGTGCCCTTTTTGCGCTCACGGGTTTTCAAAACAATATTATTTGGATCGATCCCTATCGCATGCGGCAAAGAAATAAGCACATCGGTTAGACGACGCTTTGAGACTGACTCAGGAATTTCAGAAGGCGCAGCGTATTCATAAATAACCACGTGGTCGAGGTACTTATCGATAGCAACATTGTATTCAGGAATGTCGGCATCATATAAACGATAACTGTCGATACCCTCTTTTTTGGCCCACTTTTGTAACTGTTTAAAGTTCTTTTTAAGACGATTAGCAAAAGGTACCGCAATGTCACTGACATCACCGTCTCTTTGAATATTCGCCGGATCAACTCGGCGAGTGTTCTCTGCGTGGACAGTATAAAGATTGAAAGCACATTCTAGTGCGCCGTTATTCATCTTCATCTGTTTATCGGCTTTAAGCTTTAACGCTGATAACAGTTCGACATCGCTATTCAGTATTGCCAAGCTCCAGCCACCAAACTCAGCTTTAAACTTATCGCCTAGTTGGTAGTAAAGCTGTAGCAAAGAGGTCACATTACCCAGTCTTTCACCATAAGGCGGGTTAGTAATTAAATAACCGCTAGCCTCAGGAGGAGCTACATTCAACGCGTCACATACATCAAAATTAATCAACTCTGATACGCCGGCATTTTCGGCATTATGCTTAGCCAACGAGACCAATCTTGAGTCTATATCTGAGCCATAAAACTTGACTTTACAACGCGTTTTACCAATCGATGCACGTGCACGCGCTTCATCGAGTAGTTCTTGCCATACTTTATCGTTATGAGGTAACCACTTCTCAAAACCAAAACGTTCTCGATGGATCCCTGGCGCAATATCACATGCCAACATAGCCGCTTCAATCAAGATTGTACCGCTACCGCAAAAAGGATCGAGCAAGGTAACTGGTGACGTTTTCCAGCCACTGCGTACTAGCATGTTTGCCGCGAGGTTTTCTTTTAGCGGCGCTTCACCCGTTGTTGAACGGTAGCCACGTTTGTGCAATGCAGGCCCAGAGAAGTTTATGCCGAGGGTAATTTCACCGCGGCGATAATGTGCATCAATTTTGTAGTCTGCATCT from Shewanella sp. Choline-02u-19 encodes:
- a CDS encoding glutaredoxin family protein, whose product is MPSKACSIILYHTDACHLCELAAGLLQQTQVTFVAQDICNNDQLAEVYGTRIPVIKKTGCNSELNWPFDLEALEEFLGA
- the rlmKL gene encoding bifunctional 23S rRNA (guanine(2069)-N(7))-methyltransferase RlmK/23S rRNA (guanine(2445)-N(2))-methyltransferase RlmL; the protein is MLKFFAAAPRGYEYALSLELAELGASDIKESVAGVYFSASLELGYRITLWSRLASRIILVIYKGPCESPEQLYNAAYGIDWQMQFSNRSTFSVDFHGMGGFINNTQFGALKIKDAIVDRFRDDDFARPNVEKIDADYKIDAHYRRGEITLGINFSGPALHKRGYRSTTGEAPLKENLAANMLVRSGWKTSPVTLLDPFCGSGTILIEAAMLACDIAPGIHRERFGFEKWLPHNDKVWQELLDEARARASIGKTRCKVKFYGSDIDSRLVSLAKHNAENAGVSELINFDVCDALNVAPPEASGYLITNPPYGERLGNVTSLLQLYYQLGDKFKAEFGGWSLAILNSDVELLSALKLKADKQMKMNNGALECAFNLYTVHAENTRRVDPANIQRDGDVSDIAVPFANRLKKNFKQLQKWAKKEGIDSYRLYDADIPEYNVAIDKYLDHVVIYEYAAPSEIPESVSKRRLTDVLISLPHAIGIDPNNIVLKTRERKKGTTQYEKVSVNKLELITTEYGAKFKLNLKEYLDTGLFLDHRLTRKLVGEKSKGRSVCNLFAYTGTASVHAAMGGATSVTTVDMSNTYINWAKENFALNGLNDDKYQFVQANCLQWIKRTHDRFDLIFVDPPTFSNSKRMEDSFDVLRDHVPLLSNLIKLLNPGGEIIFSNNKRKFKMEIADLEAAGMSVKNIDNQTLPLDYKRNPQIHNTWLITHAE